The Chitinophagaceae bacterium DNA window TATGAAACTGGTAGAAATTATAAAAGGATATTCAACTGATGAAGCTACTACCAAAGCAGTTATTGAAATATCTGAAAAATTGAATAAAATACCGGTAGCCGTGAACGACTATCCGGGATTCATAGCAAACAGAATTTTAATGCCTATGATAAATGAAGCAATTATCAGCTTGTTTGAAGGAGTGGGAGGAGTTGAAGAAATAGATACAATCATGAAACTTGGTATGGCTCACCCTATGGGACCATTACAATTAGCTGATTTTATAGGCTTGGATGTCTGTCTTTCTATTTTAGAGGTTCTACACGATGGTTTCGGAAATCCAAAATATGCTCCATGTCCCTTACTGGTAAATATGGTTACAGCCGGACATTTAGGCGTTAAAACAGGACAGGGCTTTTATACTTATACTAAAGGCAGTAAGGAATTAGTAGTTTCTCCTCAGTTTAAAAAGTAATGAAACTTGAAGATTTAGTTAATTTTCTCACTAAAAGATTAAAGGAA harbors:
- a CDS encoding 3-hydroxybutyryl-CoA dehydrogenase; translated protein: MKNITVIGSGTMGNGIAHVFAMNGFSVSLMDISEDSLKKAMETIDKNLSRMLEKGRIDENLKNSTLANIKTYTKLEEAAKNADLVVEAATENLDIKLKLFKNLDSICPPKTILSTNTSSIPITKVAASTTRPEKVIGMHFMNPVPVMKLVEIIKGYSTDEATTKAVIEISEKLNKIPVAVNDYPGFIANRILMPMINEAIISLFEGVGGVEEIDTIMKLGMAHPMGPLQLADFIGLDVCLSILEVLHDGFGNPKYAPCPLLVNMVTAGHLGVKTGQGFYTYTKGSKELVVSPQFKK